The Vicinamibacterales bacterium genomic sequence GAACACCGCCTCGTCGAAGCCGACGAGATCCATCTTGTTCACCGCCAGGACGACGTGGCGGATGCCCATCATCGCCGCGATGCGCGAGTGGCGGCGGGTCTGGGTCAGCACGCCCTTGCGGGCGTCGATCAGGATGATTGCGGCGTCGGCCTTCGACGCCCCGGTCGCCATGTTGCGCGTGTACTGTTCGTGCCCCGGGGTGTCGGCGGCGATGAAGCGCCGGCGATCGGTGGCGAAGAAGCGATAGGCGACGTCGATCGTGATTCCCTGCTCGCGCTCGGCCTGCAGGCCGTCGACGAGCAGCGCGAGATCAATCTTCTCGCCCTGCGTGCCGTACTGGCGCGACTCCCCTTCGAGCGCGCGCAGCTGGTCGTCGAAGATCCCCTTCGAGTCGTGCAGCAGACGCCCGAGCAGCGTCGACTTCCCGTCGTCCACGCTGCCGCAGGTGATGAAACGCAGCGTCGGCCTGCTGCGCTGCCGCTCCAGGTAGTCGAGGATGTTGTCGGTGCGAACCGGCGCGGTCAGAAGTAGCCCTCCTGCTTCTTCTTCTCCATCGATCCCGGCTGGTCGGTGTCGATCAGCCGGCCTTCGCGCTCGGACGATCGCACGTTGAGCGTTTCCGCGATGACCGCCTCGAGCGTGTCGGCGTCGCTCTCGATCGCGGCCGTCAGCGGGTAGCAGCCGAGCGTGCGGAACCGCGCCTTCTTCATCACCGGCTTCTCGCCGGGCTCGAGCGGCAGCCGGTCGTCGTCAACCAGCAGCCACTGGCCGCCGCGCTTCACCAGCGGGCGCTCCTTCGCGAGATACAGCGGAACGATGGGAATCTGTTCGTGGTGGATGTACTGCCAGACGTCCGCCTCGGTCCAGTTCGAGAGCGGGAACACGCGGATGGTCTCACCGTCGCGGATCCGCGTGTTGTAGAGGTCCCAGAGCTCGGGCCGCTGTGCCTTCGGGTTCCACCGGTGCCCCGGCGCGCGGAAGCTGAAGATCCGCTCCTTGGCGCGCGACTTCTCCTCGTCCCGCCGCGCGCCGCCGAACACGACGTCGAAGCCATGCGCGTCGAGCGCCTGCTTGAGCGCCTGGGTCTTCATCACGTCGGTGTGGTAGCTCGAGCCGTGCGTGAACGGCCCCACCCCGGCGGCGAGCCCTTCCTGGTTGACGTGGACGATCAGCTTCATCCCCGATTCCGCCGCCATGCGCTCGCGATGCGCGTACATGTCGCGGAACTTCCAGGTCGTATCCACGTGCAGCAGCGGGAACGGCGGGCGTCCGGGATGGAACGCCTTCCGCGCCAGGTGGAGCATCACGGAGGAGTCCTTGCCGATCGAGTACATCATCACGGGGTTGCGCGCGCCGGCCACAGCCTCGCGGATGATCTCGATCGCTTCGTCTTCAAGCTGGGTCATCGGGCCAAAAAATTATATATGACCGGGACCGGGGAACGGGACCGGGGATCGGACGCGGCGAGCGGTGCACCGCAGCCGGCAGCGCTCGACACAGATCCGTCAGCGGACGATGGCGCTGCCGGTCGACGATCCGGTCTGGCCCAGAAGGCGGCGCCACTCGCTCCAGACGATCTGGGTGTGGGTGTAGGGACGATCTTCCGGCAGATTGTTCGGCGTCACCAGGAGCCCGGTGGACGACACCGCCCAGCTCTGGAACACGAGGTGGTCGGGCATGTCTTCCCACCGGAACGTGTTCGCCAGTTCCCGCGTGAGCCGCGCCGCGTCTTCCGCGTAGAGCGCGTCGGCGTCGCCGTTGTAGCCCCAGATGATGAACCCGAAGGGGACGCTCTGTTCGGCGGAGATGGCCTGGAGGCGGCGCATGTCGCGCGCGAAGTCGTCGCGGCCGGCCCGCAGCCCGCGGATGTCGACGTCGACGTGGAGGAACGCCGGCTTCACCCCCCTCGCCGCCAGCAGTCGAAGCATGGCATCGAACCCGTCAGGAGAGAACGACGGATACGCTTCGATCAGGCCGATGCCGACGCTGGGGGACGCCTGGGTCACGCCGCGCTGATACACCTGGAGGCGATCCGCCGTCGGCGTCATCGAGGGGCCGCCGCACACCGCCGCCTGGCCGGCCAGGAACGGTTCGTCCATCGCCAGGTAGCTGACCGATCCGCCGGCCGCTTCGACCGCCCGTATCGAGGCGACCGTGCCCTGAATCGCCTCGTTCATGCCGCGCGCGTCGGGCGTGCAGTAGAACTCCTTCACCGCGCCGACTTCGAGCGCCAGCTTCCTGCCCCACTGCTTCACCGTCCGGAACACGCCGGCGCGCGCCAGCGCTTCGTAGGTGTTCGGACCGACGATCGACGGCGCCGGCATCTGCGTGTGCTGCTGGTAGAACTTGAAGACGGAGGTCAGCGCGCGGCTGCGGCGCCATTCGTCCGGGCGCTCGAACAGCCGGATCAGGTCGATGGTGCCCGGGCCGGGCGCGAACCAGATGCGGTCGTCGGCCGCCGCCGCCGTGGACGACGGAGGTGCCGCGATCGCCGCCAGCGCCGCCGTCAGCGCAATCGCCGCCAGCGCGCGCATGACGCTAGACCGAC encodes the following:
- the cysD gene encoding sulfate adenylyltransferase subunit CysD, with the protein product MTQLEDEAIEIIREAVAGARNPVMMYSIGKDSSVMLHLARKAFHPGRPPFPLLHVDTTWKFRDMYAHRERMAAESGMKLIVHVNQEGLAAGVGPFTHGSSYHTDVMKTQALKQALDAHGFDVVFGGARRDEEKSRAKERIFSFRAPGHRWNPKAQRPELWDLYNTRIRDGETIRVFPLSNWTEADVWQYIHHEQIPIVPLYLAKERPLVKRGGQWLLVDDDRLPLEPGEKPVMKKARFRTLGCYPLTAAIESDADTLEAVIAETLNVRSSEREGRLIDTDQPGSMEKKKQEGYF